A portion of the Colias croceus chromosome 25, ilColCroc2.1 genome contains these proteins:
- the LOC123703024 gene encoding UDP-glucosyltransferase 2-like, giving the protein MQLPSLVLVIVLIANIISITNAARILAVFPTPAISHQAAFRPLTHELARRGHDVTVITPNPAFPKGQSPANLTEIDVHFSSDVSAEDFALPQGDKNEWIRLTQYMFKGLTVAFEKQWQFPEAKKLFDQKFDLIIVEAYIRPTLGLGHAFKAPVIQYSSFGTNPSAYNMFGAPSHPLLYSHVDAQRLYNLTLYEKAEELLKYSIIKYIMSSIVEFEYQMMKRTFGNDVPNYEELEKNVQLIFLNEHPIWADNHPVPPNIVYVGGIHQSPERELPQEFKTVLDSSKNGVIYISFGSNVKSSLLPPEKIAVMTKVLSKLPYDVIWKWETDELPGKSNNIKIYKWLPQVDILKHPKVKLFITQGGIQSADETINAAVPVIGIPMFADQWYNVEKYVKHGVGLQIDLPELTESTFESAVRRVIEDKSFKNNMIRLRSLMREHPVPPLELAVWWVEHILRHGGQHLRSPAAGLTWAEYYEVPLVLTVAAVCLSVLVVIVFLVLSVVRTVRKTFRKF; this is encoded by the exons ATGCAGTTACCAAGTTTAGTTCTAGTAATAGTTTTAATagcaaatataatttcaataacaaaTGCGGCACGAATATTAGCAGTATTTCCAACACCAGCGATAAGCCATCAAGCAGCGTTTCGACCGTTAACACACGAGCTAGCAAGAAGAGGTCATGACGTCACAGTAATAACCCCAAACCCAGCCTTTCCCAAAGGCCAGTCTCCAGCTAACTTGACTGAGATCGATGTCCATTTCTCTTCAGATGTCTCAGCGGAAGACTTTGCCTTGCCTCAAGGAGATAAAAATGAATGGATTCGATTGACTCAGTATATGTTTAAAGGTTTAACAGTAGCATTTGAAAAGCAGTGGCAATTTCCAGAAGCAAAGAAATTGTTTGATCAGAagtttgatttaataattgtagaaGCGTATATTCGACCTACTTTGGGATTAGGTCATGCATTCAAAGCCCCAGTTATTCAATACAGTTCATTTGGAACTAATCCTTCTGCTTACAATATGTTTGGAGCACCTTCGCATCCTCTCTTGTATTCACATGTAGACGCACAAAGGCTATACAACCTTACTCTCTATGAAAAGGCCGAAGAATTATTGAAGTACTCtatcataaaatacattatgtcATCCATAGTGGAATTTGAATATCAAATGATGAAAAGAACTTTTGGTAACGACGTGCCGAATTATGAAGAACTAGAGAAGAATGTTcagttgatatttttaaatgaacatCCGATCTGGGCGGATAACCATCCTGTGCCACCTAATATTGTTTACGTTGGAGGTATTCATCAAAGCCCAGAAAGAGAATTACCCCAG GAATTTAAAACAGTTTTAGATTCATCGAAGAATGGAGTAATATACATTAGTTTCGGTTCTAACGTCAAATCTTCCTTACTTCCACCTGAAAAGATTGCTGTAATGACGAAGGTTTTGTCTAAATTACCATATGACGTCATATGGAAATGGGAAACAGACGAGCTACCAGGAAAatcaaacaatataaaaatttataaatggcTCCCTCAAGTTGATATTCTAA AGCATCCGAAAGTCAAGCTATTCATAACTCAAGGAGGTATCCAATCAGCAGATGAAACTATCAATGCTGCAGTACCTGTTATCGGTATTCCAATGTTTGCTGACCAATGGTATAATGTCGAGAAATACGTGAAACATGGAGTTGGTCTGCAAATAGATCTGCCTGAACTAACTGAGTCAACTTTCGAGAGTGCAGTGAGGAGAGTTATTGAAGATAAAAG TTTCAAGAACAACATGATAAGACTCCGTTCGCTCATGAGGGAGCACCCAGTGCCGCCACTAGAGCTTGCTGTGTGGTGGGTGGAACATATACTGCGACATGGCGGTCAGCACCTGCGCTCCCCCGCAGCGGGGCTCACCTGGGCAGAGTATTATGAAGTGCCCTTAGTCCTCACTGTTGCAGCTGTATGTTTGAGTGTCCTTGTAGTTATAGTTTTTCTGGTATTGTCTGTGGTACGGACAGTGAGGAA AACGTTTCGAAAATTCTGA